In Clarias gariepinus isolate MV-2021 ecotype Netherlands chromosome 1, CGAR_prim_01v2, whole genome shotgun sequence, one DNA window encodes the following:
- the vgf gene encoding cilia- and flagella-associated protein 251: protein MVMILCQQVSRAPVVLLLFLFRLTFEPTSSIPVTEHKVGNQYKPSSPELTQAEFQFTRTGDVLPGTQNEEEDELFKDVDPKTLAAVLLEALNKPQEVMSEQKKNVGEKDKAEENREMQSFDTERNGDQELELLRAATEAQGREEREREEDKERKREEEEEERLTEKVTSHTTSQTMPVKEKEVVTKDKASKEEQQETEDTADVDKDEQLSPEELKNLESMLEEFQSYSTAMKRERDSSFGLRESRGDYFDYLDRNGLMNNEIKPKPKGYDLALSKKKLKWQQEQEKNKNRPLYKGGNFMNDFNDNIEDQEEENGEDEEELLSPEEEEARAKAEQEEVRRQAAEAQRAKAEEEKLADIASDMILQYMVKQDGNKYRDSNAAEDKRSEEDGANDDDDDIDPQTIDKLIEISSKLHLPADDVVDIISDVEKKKKKDAPETLQWQRPLVPPPAPDVPSTVLKTLPPSKPPKPNTNVLKSWFKDRASIRANQPDFWMKKQWPLWTYPSYQRYQKPYSSYYTIYIPPPKPKPRYYAKPSYALNGILGNSLDYELDYPLKQRYRPWAQSRSRAPLAFRRNLYFPNYIVPHPRTFKAIPMPKPRSPLLHRPAFYYSPTASVVAPQDGYYSQVEQPLPDSNEELGNFIEKVFLKRPRLFQ from the coding sequence ATGGTCATGATTCTGTGCCAGCAAGTCTCTAGAGCGCCAGTTGTGCTTCTGCTGTTTCTCTTCAGGCTTACATTTGAGCCCACAAGCAGCATCCCTGTGACTGAACACAAAGTGGGCAATCAATATAAACCCTCCTCTCCTGAACTTACACAAGCAGAGTTTCAGTTTACCCGAACTGGAGATGTTCTGCCAGGCACACAGAATGAAGAGGAAGATGAACTTTTCAAAGATGTGGACCCAAAAACCTTAGCAGCAGTGCTCCTAGAAGCCCTCAATAAGCCTCAGGAGGTAATGAGTGAGCAAAAGAAGAATGTAGGAGAGAAGGACAAAGCAGAAGAgaacagggagatgcagagttttgacacagaaagaaatggtGATCAGGAGCTGGAACTGTTGCGAGCAGCTACTGAGGCACAGGgcagggaagagagagaaagggaagagGATAAGGAAAGGAAGcgggaggaagaggaagaagaacgCCTCACAGAAAAGGTGACAAGTCACACCACCAGTCAAACAATgcctgtaaaagaaaaagaagtagtTACGAAGGATAAGGCAAGCAAGGAAGAGCAACAAGAAACAGAGGACACTGCTGATGTGGATAAGGATGAGCAGCTGAGTCCTGAAGAGTTGAAGAACCTTGAAAGCATGTTAGAGGAGTTTCAGAGCTACAGTACAGCCATGAAACGAGAACGCGATTCATCATTTGGCCTGAGAGAGAGTCGTGGTGATTACTTTGACTATCTGGATCGTAATGGCCTCATGAACAATGAAATCAAGCCCAAACCTAAGGGCTATGACTTAGCTCTGTCTAAGAAGAAACTTAAATGGCAGCAAGAGCAGGAAAAGAACAAGAATCGGCCATTGTATAAGGGAGGAAACTTCATGAACGATTTTAATGATAATATTGAAGATCAAGAAGAGGAAAATGGAGAGGATGAAGAGGAACTGCTGAGTCCAGAGGAGGAAGAAGCTAGGGCTAAAGCTGAGCAAGAAGAGGTGCGCAGACAAGCAGCTGAAGCCCAAAGAGCCAAGGCAGAGGAAGAGAAGCTTGCAGATATTGCATCAGACATGATCTTGCAATACATGGTCAAGCAAGATGGGAATAAGTATCGGGACAGTAATGCTGCAGAAGACAAACGCTCAGAGGAAGATGGTGCcaatgatgacgatgatgacaTTGACCCACAAACTATTGACAAGTTGATAGAGATCTCAAGTAAGCTGCACTTGCCTGCTGATGATGTGGTAGATATAATCAGTgatgtagaaaaaaagaaaaaaaaggatgccCCTGAAACTCTGCAATGGCAACGACCTCTTGTACCACCTCCAGCCCCTGATGTGCCATCTACAGTCCTGAAAACATTGCCACCCTCAAAACCACCCAAACCTAACACAAATGTGCTAAAATCATGGTTCAAAGACAGGGCTTCCATTAGGGCCAATCAGCCAGATTTTTGGATGAAGAAACAGTGGCCTCTTTGGACATACCCCTCCTATCAGCGCTATCAAAAGCCCTACAGTAGTTATTACACCATCTACATCCCACCTCCCAAGCCTAAACCCCGCTACTATGCCAAACCTTCCTACGCTCTTAATGGCATACTAGGAAATTCATTGGACTATGAGCTTGATTACCCTCTCAAGCAAAGGTATCGTCCATGGGCACAGAGTCGTTCAAGGGCTCCTCTGGCTTTCCGGCGCAACCTCTATTTCCCTAACTACATTGTCCCTCATCCTCGGACTTTTAAAGCCATACCTATGCCCAAACCACGCTCACCCCTGCTTCATCGCCCTGCTTTCTACTACTCACCCACAGCATCTGTAGTTGCCCCACAGGATGGCTATTACAGCCAAGTGGAACAACCACTGCCAGACAGCAATGAGGAGCTGGGAAACTTTATTGAAAAGGTTTTCCTGAAACGTCCCCGCTTGTTTCAGTGA